One part of the Mycobacterium marinum genome encodes these proteins:
- a CDS encoding SDR family NAD(P)-dependent oxidoreductase, with protein MTELRFDDRVAVVTGAGRGLGRAYALLLAARGAKVVVNDTGGSLAGAGGDPAPAHQVVAEITALGGQAAASLDSVTTPAGGQAIIETALERYGRIDILIHNAGNVRSAPLKEMSYEDFDAVIDVHLRGAFHVVRPAFGLMCDQLYGRIVLASSIGGLYGNQGVANYAAAKAGLIGLANVAAVEGAASGVLCNVIVPSAVTRMADGLDISSYPPMGTELVAPVVGLLAHESCPVNGEMLIAIAGRVARAVVAESPGVQRLSWSMEDVAEGLYAIRDLAAPLVFPVVPSGHSDHIRYSFESAAWANRGSAHHV; from the coding sequence ATGACTGAACTCAGGTTCGACGATCGGGTCGCCGTGGTGACCGGCGCCGGCCGGGGCCTGGGCCGGGCGTACGCGCTGCTGCTGGCGGCCAGAGGGGCCAAAGTCGTGGTCAACGACACCGGTGGTTCGCTGGCCGGTGCCGGTGGCGACCCCGCTCCCGCACACCAGGTGGTGGCCGAGATCACCGCGCTCGGCGGGCAGGCGGCCGCGTCGCTGGACTCGGTGACGACACCCGCCGGTGGTCAGGCGATCATCGAAACCGCGCTCGAGCGCTACGGCCGGATCGACATCCTGATCCACAATGCCGGCAACGTGCGCAGCGCGCCGCTCAAGGAGATGAGCTACGAAGACTTCGATGCCGTCATCGACGTGCATCTTCGGGGCGCCTTCCACGTCGTGCGGCCGGCCTTCGGGTTGATGTGTGACCAACTTTACGGCCGCATCGTGTTGGCTTCCTCGATCGGCGGCCTGTACGGCAACCAGGGGGTCGCCAATTACGCCGCGGCAAAAGCCGGCTTGATCGGCTTGGCCAATGTCGCCGCAGTCGAGGGCGCGGCCAGTGGTGTTTTGTGCAACGTCATCGTTCCCTCCGCGGTGACCAGAATGGCTGACGGCCTGGATATTTCGTCGTACCCGCCGATGGGCACCGAGCTGGTGGCCCCGGTGGTCGGTTTGCTGGCGCACGAGTCCTGTCCGGTCAACGGTGAGATGTTGATCGCCATCGCGGGCCGGGTGGCGCGGGCGGTGGTCGCCGAAAGTCCCGGCGTGCAGCGCCTGTCCTGGTCGATGGAAGATGTTGCCGAAGGGCTCTACGCCATCCGAGATCTGGCCGCACCACTGGTCTTTCCCGTGGTCCCCAGCGGACATTCAGACCACATCCGCTACAGTTTCGAGTCGGCCGCGTGGGCGAATCGAGGAAGCGCGCACCATGTCTAA
- a CDS encoding CaiB/BaiF CoA transferase family protein has product MSNCGSDCDSSLGAGAGKRTGPLSGVRVVDLTAMVMGPYCTQIMADMGADVIKIEPPQGDDTRYVSVGPAAGMSGVFVNVNRGKRSAVIDLKSDSGQAAVRALIEGADVCIHSMRAKAIARLGLSYPEVAAINPAIVYTNCYGYGRRGPNRDLPAYDDTIQAACGLPSVQEQLTGEPSYVGTIMADKVAGLTALYATMMALFHRERTGQGQEVEIGMFEAVASFMLVEHANGAMFDPPLGPAVYPRTVAPNRRPYRTSDGYLAALIYNDKHWAAFVDAVRPPWASEQYATLEGRARQIDTVYALLAETFAARTTQEWLDLLEELEIPASALSSPAELFDNQHLNAVGFFETIDTAHGPVRFPGVPTWFSRTPGRVSGPAPQLGADTSAVLEELGINAADAQPAGPA; this is encoded by the coding sequence ATGTCTAATTGCGGGTCCGATTGCGACTCTAGTTTGGGGGCCGGTGCCGGGAAGCGCACCGGCCCGCTGTCCGGCGTGCGCGTCGTCGATCTCACCGCGATGGTGATGGGGCCCTACTGCACCCAGATCATGGCCGACATGGGGGCCGATGTCATCAAGATCGAGCCCCCGCAAGGCGACGACACCCGGTACGTCTCGGTTGGTCCGGCCGCCGGCATGAGCGGCGTGTTCGTCAACGTCAACCGGGGCAAGCGCAGCGCCGTCATCGACCTGAAGTCCGATTCCGGCCAGGCCGCCGTGCGGGCCCTGATCGAAGGGGCCGATGTCTGCATCCATTCCATGCGCGCCAAGGCGATCGCCCGGCTTGGGCTGAGCTATCCCGAGGTCGCCGCCATCAACCCGGCCATCGTCTACACCAACTGCTACGGATACGGCCGGCGCGGCCCCAACCGGGATCTGCCGGCCTATGACGACACCATTCAGGCGGCGTGCGGACTGCCGTCCGTGCAAGAGCAGCTCACGGGTGAGCCCAGCTACGTGGGAACGATAATGGCGGACAAGGTCGCCGGACTCACCGCGCTCTACGCGACCATGATGGCCCTGTTCCACCGGGAACGTACCGGGCAGGGCCAAGAGGTCGAGATCGGGATGTTCGAGGCCGTGGCGTCGTTCATGCTGGTCGAACATGCCAACGGCGCGATGTTCGATCCGCCGCTGGGCCCGGCGGTCTATCCCCGCACCGTGGCGCCCAATCGGCGGCCGTATCGCACCAGCGACGGCTACCTTGCCGCGCTGATCTACAACGACAAACACTGGGCCGCTTTCGTCGATGCGGTACGGCCCCCATGGGCCAGCGAGCAGTACGCCACCCTCGAGGGCCGGGCCCGCCAGATCGACACCGTGTACGCGCTGCTGGCCGAGACCTTTGCGGCGCGGACCACCCAGGAATGGCTGGATCTGCTCGAGGAGCTCGAGATACCCGCGTCAGCGCTGTCGAGTCCGGCGGAATTGTTCGACAACCAGCATCTGAATGCCGTCGGATTCTTCGAGACCATCGACACTGCCCACGGACCGGTTCGCTTCCCGGGAGTGCCGACCTGGTTCTCCCGGACCCCGGGCCGGGTATCGGGTCCGGCCCCGCAGTTGGGCGCCGATACCAGCGCGGTGTTGGAGGAACTGGGCATCAACGCTGCCGATGCGCAACCGGCCGGCCCGGCCTAG
- a CDS encoding acyltransferase family protein codes for MRRAGRTAIWDRAGRQRGIPALDGLRAVAVALVLVGHGGVPGVGGGFIGVDIFFVLSGFLITSLLLDELGRSGRIDLTGFWIRRARRLLPALVLMVLTVAAARELLPYQALTGLRNDALAAFLWMANWRFVAQKTDYFTQGAPPSPLQHTWSLGVEEQYYIVWPLLLIAVTLLLAARARRYFQRATLGGVRFTIFVIGTLGALASGAAAIVFASESTRDRIYFGTDTRAQALLVGAAAAALLVRDWTALNHGWCLVRTRWGRRVARFLPVIGVAGLAALTHFATGNVNEFRHGLLILVALAAVFVVAPVALEQRGAVARLLAWRPLVWLGTISYGIYLWHWPIFLALNGERTGWTGMRLFAARCALTVAIAALSWWLFEQPIRRWRPARVPLLPLAAATVASAAAATMLVIPVGTGPGLREVGLPPGVSAVAAVSPSPPEPAAPGPAAAPRDPNRPFTVSVFGDSIGWTMMHYLPATPGFRFIDHTVIGCSLVRGTPYRYIGQTLEQRPECDTWPSRWSAQVSQDRPDVALLIIGRWETVDRVNEGKWTHIGDPTFDGYLNFELQRALKIVGSSGVRVMVATVPYSRGGEKPDGRLYPEDQPDRVRQWNDMLRKTVSQHRNVGIIDLNKKLSPDGVYTAKVDGIQVRSDGVHLTPEGVKWLIPWLEESLR; via the coding sequence GTGCGACGTGCGGGCCGCACCGCAATCTGGGACCGCGCGGGGCGACAGCGCGGAATTCCTGCGCTGGACGGCCTGCGCGCGGTGGCCGTCGCGCTGGTGCTCGTCGGGCACGGCGGCGTTCCGGGAGTGGGCGGCGGCTTCATCGGCGTGGACATCTTCTTCGTCCTGAGCGGCTTCCTGATCACCTCGCTGCTCTTGGACGAATTGGGTCGCTCCGGTCGGATCGATCTGACCGGATTCTGGATTCGCCGCGCGCGCCGGCTGCTGCCGGCGCTGGTGCTGATGGTGCTCACCGTCGCCGCGGCCCGCGAGCTGTTGCCCTACCAGGCGCTCACCGGACTGCGTAACGACGCGCTGGCGGCCTTCCTGTGGATGGCCAACTGGCGGTTCGTCGCACAGAAGACCGACTACTTCACCCAGGGCGCGCCCCCCTCGCCGCTGCAACACACCTGGTCGTTGGGGGTGGAGGAGCAGTACTACATCGTATGGCCGCTGTTGTTGATCGCGGTGACACTGCTCTTGGCGGCCCGGGCCAGGCGCTATTTCCAGCGGGCCACCCTCGGCGGCGTCCGGTTCACCATATTCGTGATCGGCACCCTGGGGGCCCTGGCCTCTGGCGCGGCGGCCATTGTCTTTGCGTCCGAGTCAACGCGTGACCGGATCTATTTCGGCACCGATACTCGGGCCCAGGCCTTGTTGGTCGGCGCCGCGGCGGCGGCGTTGTTGGTGCGCGATTGGACGGCGCTCAACCACGGCTGGTGCCTGGTCCGGACCCGGTGGGGGCGGCGCGTCGCCCGCTTTCTGCCGGTCATCGGGGTGGCGGGCTTGGCGGCGCTCACCCACTTTGCCACCGGAAACGTCAACGAGTTCCGCCACGGTCTGCTGATCCTGGTCGCCCTGGCCGCGGTCTTCGTGGTGGCGCCGGTTGCGCTGGAACAACGCGGAGCGGTCGCGCGTTTGCTGGCGTGGCGCCCGCTGGTCTGGCTGGGCACCATCTCCTACGGCATCTACCTGTGGCACTGGCCGATCTTTTTGGCCCTCAACGGCGAGCGCACCGGGTGGACCGGAATGCGGCTGTTCGCCGCGCGGTGTGCCCTCACCGTGGCGATCGCCGCGTTGTCGTGGTGGCTGTTCGAGCAACCGATCCGGCGCTGGCGCCCGGCGCGAGTACCGCTGCTACCCCTGGCGGCGGCCACCGTCGCCAGCGCGGCCGCCGCCACCATGCTGGTTATCCCGGTCGGCACCGGCCCGGGCCTGCGTGAGGTAGGCCTGCCACCCGGCGTTTCGGCGGTCGCCGCGGTCTCACCGTCACCGCCGGAGCCGGCCGCGCCGGGACCAGCCGCCGCGCCACGAGATCCGAACCGGCCATTCACCGTTTCGGTGTTCGGTGACTCGATCGGCTGGACCATGATGCATTACCTGCCCGCCACACCCGGATTCCGATTCATCGACCACACCGTCATCGGTTGCAGCCTGGTGCGGGGCACGCCGTACCGCTACATCGGTCAGACATTGGAGCAACGGCCGGAGTGCGATACCTGGCCCAGCAGATGGTCCGCCCAGGTCAGTCAAGACCGGCCCGATGTCGCGCTGCTGATCATCGGTCGCTGGGAGACCGTGGACCGGGTGAACGAAGGAAAGTGGACTCACATCGGAGACCCGACCTTCGATGGGTATCTCAACTTCGAATTGCAGCGGGCGCTCAAGATCGTCGGATCCAGCGGTGTCCGGGTGATGGTGGCCACGGTGCCCTACAGCCGGGGCGGCGAGAAGCCGGATGGCCGCTTGTACCCGGAGGACCAGCCGGACCGGGTCAGGCAATGGAACGACATGTTGCGCAAGACAGTTAGCCAACACCGAAACGTCGGGATCATCGACCTCAACAAGAAGCTGTCCCCAGATGGGGTTTATACGGCCAAGGTTGACGGGATTCAGGTGCGCAGTGACGGCGTTCACCTCACCCCAGAGGGTGTGAAGTGGCTGATACCGTGGCTCGAGGAGTCGTTGCGCTAG
- a CDS encoding O-methyltransferase: MGTTLQDAKVAAALDRMYAAAANEMTALRERRAEIERLWSGDAQQRADAMSEFYIPVTPEAGRLMYALVRAIRPTTVVEFGMSFGISTIHLAAAVRDNGSGRVVTTELNASKIAAAKQTFADTGLADVITVAEGDALATLTTVPGPVQFVLLDGWKDLYLPVVRLLEPVLPAGALILADNTESAGSRPYLDYIRDPANGYVSFNFPARSSDSMEISCRTAD; this comes from the coding sequence ATGGGCACCACTTTGCAGGACGCCAAAGTCGCCGCGGCGCTGGACCGGATGTACGCCGCAGCCGCAAACGAAATGACGGCGCTGCGCGAGCGACGCGCTGAAATCGAACGGCTGTGGTCTGGGGATGCGCAGCAACGGGCCGACGCGATGAGCGAGTTCTACATCCCGGTGACACCGGAGGCCGGCCGACTCATGTATGCGCTGGTCCGTGCGATCCGACCCACGACCGTCGTCGAGTTCGGAATGTCTTTCGGCATATCCACCATCCATCTCGCGGCCGCGGTTCGCGACAACGGCAGCGGCCGGGTGGTGACCACCGAACTCAACGCCAGCAAGATCGCCGCCGCCAAGCAGACCTTCGCCGACACCGGGCTGGCCGACGTGATCACCGTCGCCGAAGGGGATGCGCTCGCGACGCTGACAACCGTGCCCGGACCGGTCCAATTCGTGCTGCTCGACGGCTGGAAAGACCTGTACCTACCCGTCGTCAGGCTGCTGGAGCCGGTGCTGCCGGCGGGTGCATTGATCCTTGCCGACAACACCGAGTCCGCCGGTTCCCGGCCGTACCTGGACTACATCCGGGACCCCGCCAACGGCTACGTGAGCTTCAACTTTCCCGCCAGAAGCAGCGACAGCATGGAAATCAGCTGTCGCACGGCCGATTAA
- a CDS encoding NRAMP family divalent metal transporter: MTSISTSRRGAPNSAVHSADAAVLDSAHTGDIVGAFGRIRRDGDGVASRRWQRLRTLMVISGPGLIVMVGDNDAGGVATYAQAGQNYGMTLLWTLALLIPVLYVNQEMVLRLGAVVRVGHARLIFERFGKFWGAFSVGDLLILNALTIVTEFIGVSMALGFLGCPKAVAIPAAAVLLFAVVAGGSFRRWEQMMFLLIAVNVVIIPMALLVHPTFSGTVGGLVPRFPGGLDSTVLLLIVAIVGTTIAPWQLFFQQSNVVDKRITARWIPYARADLVLGIVVVIVGATALMAVTAFGLAGTSDVGHFSDAGAVATSLTNHFGSTVGILFAVVLLDASLIGANAIGLATTYAVGDAMGKRHSLHWKISEAPLFYGGYAALLAISAAVAFSPDYVLGLVTQGVQALAGILLPSATVFLVLLCNDHAVLGPWVNTLRQNIIAWTTVWCLVLLSLALTVTTFFPRLSTAAIEIGLVAGAAIGMMGGAAVLITGRRRSDRRDAEAISKSLGGGLDPGEVDEINDAKLLSRAERRAIRQQDRAQWCTPNLTDLARPAMSQAHRLGLFTLRAYLVVAVVLVVVKVVQAGIG; the protein is encoded by the coding sequence ATGACCTCGATATCCACTTCGCGTCGCGGTGCCCCGAATTCCGCTGTGCACTCCGCCGACGCCGCCGTCCTGGATTCGGCCCATACCGGCGACATCGTCGGTGCGTTCGGCCGGATCCGGCGGGATGGCGACGGCGTAGCTTCCCGGCGGTGGCAGCGTCTGCGGACCCTGATGGTCATCAGCGGTCCCGGGCTGATCGTGATGGTCGGCGACAACGACGCCGGTGGTGTCGCCACTTACGCTCAGGCCGGCCAGAACTACGGGATGACCCTGCTCTGGACCCTGGCCTTGCTGATCCCGGTGCTGTACGTGAACCAGGAAATGGTGTTGCGCCTGGGTGCGGTCGTAAGGGTCGGGCACGCGCGGCTGATCTTCGAGCGCTTCGGCAAGTTCTGGGGCGCGTTCAGCGTCGGCGACCTGTTGATCCTCAATGCGCTGACCATCGTCACCGAATTCATCGGCGTATCAATGGCCCTCGGCTTTCTCGGCTGCCCGAAGGCGGTCGCCATCCCGGCCGCCGCGGTGCTGTTGTTCGCGGTGGTCGCCGGCGGCTCATTTCGCCGCTGGGAGCAGATGATGTTTCTGCTGATCGCGGTGAACGTGGTGATCATTCCGATGGCGCTACTGGTGCATCCGACGTTCTCGGGGACGGTGGGTGGTTTGGTGCCACGCTTCCCCGGAGGACTGGACTCCACGGTGCTGTTGCTCATCGTGGCGATCGTCGGCACCACGATCGCACCATGGCAGTTGTTCTTTCAGCAGTCCAACGTGGTGGACAAGCGCATCACGGCGCGCTGGATTCCCTACGCACGAGCGGATCTGGTACTCGGCATCGTCGTGGTGATCGTCGGGGCGACAGCGCTGATGGCGGTGACCGCATTCGGCCTGGCCGGCACCTCCGACGTCGGCCACTTCAGTGACGCGGGCGCGGTCGCAACGAGTTTGACCAACCACTTCGGCTCCACCGTGGGCATCCTGTTCGCAGTCGTGCTACTCGACGCATCGCTGATCGGCGCGAACGCCATCGGGCTGGCCACCACCTATGCCGTCGGCGACGCGATGGGCAAAAGGCACTCGCTGCACTGGAAGATCAGTGAGGCCCCGCTGTTCTACGGCGGCTACGCGGCGCTACTTGCGATTTCAGCCGCGGTAGCGTTCAGCCCCGACTACGTGCTCGGCTTGGTGACCCAGGGTGTGCAGGCCCTCGCCGGCATCCTGCTACCGTCGGCAACGGTATTTCTGGTGTTGCTCTGCAACGACCATGCGGTACTGGGTCCGTGGGTAAACACCCTGCGGCAGAACATCATTGCTTGGACCACGGTCTGGTGTCTGGTCTTGCTGTCGCTGGCGCTGACGGTAACGACCTTCTTTCCGCGCCTGTCGACCGCCGCCATCGAGATAGGTCTGGTGGCCGGCGCGGCGATCGGCATGATGGGTGGCGCTGCGGTGCTTATCACCGGCCGCCGGCGCAGCGACCGACGCGACGCGGAGGCCATCTCGAAATCCCTGGGCGGCGGGCTAGATCCCGGGGAGGTCGATGAGATCAACGACGCCAAGTTGCTCAGCCGTGCCGAACGGCGTGCCATTCGCCAACAGGACCGGGCCCAGTGGTGTACCCCCAATCTGACCGACCTTGCCCGCCCGGCCATGTCGCAGGCACACCGGCTGGGCCTATTCACCCTGCGGGCCTACCTCGTGGTCGCGGTGGTGCTGGTGGTTGTCAAGGTGGTGCAGGCCGGGATCGGCTGA
- a CDS encoding L,D-transpeptidase translates to MRRIIRYLFVMVAITVLAVVAAGSPATAALPAAEPIPGVASVLPANGAVVGVAHPVVVTFTAPVTNRRAAQRTIHVLSPSNMTGHFQWVQSNVVQWVPDRYWPTHTRVSVGVQELTTGFETGDELLGVASISAHTFTVSRNGDVLRTMPASMGKPSRPTPIGSFTALSKERTVVMDSRTIGIPLNSSDGYMITASYAVRVTWSGVYVHSAPWSVNSQGYANVSHGCINLSPDNAAWYFDSVNVGDPIEVVG, encoded by the coding sequence ATGCGTCGAATAATTCGTTATCTATTCGTTATGGTTGCGATTACAGTATTGGCGGTCGTGGCAGCGGGCAGTCCCGCCACCGCGGCCCTGCCGGCCGCAGAGCCGATTCCGGGCGTTGCTTCGGTGTTGCCCGCGAACGGCGCGGTGGTAGGAGTGGCGCACCCCGTGGTGGTGACGTTCACCGCGCCAGTGACCAACCGCCGCGCCGCCCAACGGACCATTCACGTCCTTTCACCGAGCAACATGACCGGACACTTCCAGTGGGTCCAAAGCAACGTCGTGCAGTGGGTGCCGGACCGATACTGGCCCACCCACACGCGCGTTTCGGTGGGGGTGCAGGAACTGACCACCGGCTTCGAGACCGGTGACGAGCTGCTCGGTGTGGCCAGCATCTCCGCGCACACCTTCACCGTCAGCCGCAACGGTGACGTGCTGCGCACCATGCCGGCGTCGATGGGCAAGCCCAGTCGCCCCACTCCGATCGGCAGCTTCACCGCCTTGTCCAAAGAGCGCACCGTTGTCATGGACTCCCGCACCATCGGCATCCCGCTGAACTCGTCGGACGGGTACATGATCACCGCCTCCTACGCGGTTCGGGTCACGTGGAGCGGAGTGTATGTCCATTCGGCGCCGTGGTCGGTGAACTCACAGGGCTACGCCAATGTGAGCCACGGGTGCATCAACCTGAGCCCGGATAACGCGGCGTGGTACTTCGACAGCGTCAACGTCGGCGATCCGATCGAGGTGGTCGGCTAG